A portion of the Stigmatopora argus isolate UIUO_Sarg chromosome 15, RoL_Sarg_1.0, whole genome shotgun sequence genome contains these proteins:
- the capn3a gene encoding calpain-3 isoform X5 has protein sequence MLWMASGAALWPLCHPTMTHAPLCVRRRTPAFTIRLNEHCRSVTAAPSQSGTCSLDLCQSVRPPRTLQSAHPQKKPILTHIHSRHGRRASGDEMPYTPSGFFCDRLIRERERRDGEGTLNKPLRFNGQDFGALRLELSRRGMLFEDQSFPANIESLGFRELGHKSNKVRNIVWKRPKEISENPQFIVGGASRTDICQGDLGDCWLLAAIACLTLNEKLLYRVVPADQSFIQDYAGIFHFQFWRYGDWVDVVIDDRIPTFNNQLVFTKSAERNEFWSALLEKAYAKLHGSYEALKGGNTTEAMEDFTGGVTEFYEMREAPKDLYKIMKKALERGSLMGCSIDSLVPARFETRTSTGLVKGHAYSVTAVDECRASQHRDSRVRLVRLRNPWGQVEWNGPWSDNSKEWSMLSKAEKEKLQHQSAEDGEFWMSFEDFKKNFTKIEICNLTPDALEDDKIHKWTVSVNEGRWVRGCSAGGCRNYPETFWTNPQYRLRLLEEDDDPEDNEVGCTFVVALMQKNRRKERRMGANLFTIGFAIYEVPKEMHGNKQHMSKEFFLVSSSKARCKSYINLREVTQRFRLSPGEYVIVPSTYEPHQEGEFILRVFSEKRNTSEEIENRIEADHPVPVPNSAEEESEEDRQFQNIFQEIAGDVSPKKTTKNKQVHKYRWTPV, from the exons ATGCTTTGGATGGCCTCCGGCGCGGCCCTCTGGCCTTTGTGCCACCCAACAATGACCCACGCGCCATTGTGCGTCCGCCGCCGCACGCCGGCATTCACAATACGCTTGAATGAACACTGTCGGAGCGTCACCGCCGCGCCAAGCCAATCAGGCACTTGTTCTTTGGATTTATGCCAGTCCGTCCGTCCGCCTCGGACACTTCAGTCCGcccacccacaaaaaaaacccatacTTACACACATACATTCACGCCACGGAAGGCGAGCGAGTGGGGACGAGATGCCCTACACACCGTCTGGATTTTTCTGCGACCGGCTCATCCGGGAGCGAGAGCGGCGCGACGGCGAGGGGACGCTGAACAAGCCGCTGCGTTTCAACGGGCAGGACTTTGGCGCCCTGCGGCTCGAGTTGAGTCGGCGTGGGATGCTTTTCGAAGACCAATCCTTCCCGGCTAACATCGAGTCGCTGGGATTCAGGGAGCTCGGACACAAGTCCAACAAAGTCAGGAACATCGTCTGGAAGAGGCCCAAG GAAATTAGCGAGAACCCACAATTCATCGTTGGAGGAGCCAGTCGTACCGACATTTGCCAGGGAGATCTCG GTGATTGTTGGCTCCTGGCGGCCATCGCCTGCCTGACCCTCAACGAAAAACTCCTCTACCGGGTGGTTCCCGCAGACCAGAGTTTCATCCAAGACTACGCCGGAATATTTCACTTCCAG TTCTGGCGCTATGGCGATTGGGTTGACGTGGTCATCGACGACCGCATCCCGACCTTCAACAACCAGCTGGTGTTCACCAAGTCGGCGGAGAGGAACGAGTTCTGGAGTGCGTTGCTGGAGAAGGCCTACGCAAA ACTCCACGGCTCCTACGAAGCCCTGAAGGGGGGCAACACCACGGAGGCCATGGAGGACTTTACGGGCGGGGTGACCGAGTTCTACGAGATGAGGGAGGCCCCCAAAGACCTCTACAAGATCATGAAGAAGGCTCTGGAGAGAGGTTCCCTCATGGGTTGCTCCATTGAC TCTCTGGTCCCCGCTCGCTTCGAGACCCGGACCTCCACCGGCCTGGTGAAAGGCCACGCTTACTCCGTGACGGCGGTGGATGAG TGCCGGGCCTCGCAGCACAGGGACTCCAGAGTGCGCCTGGTGCGTCTCAGGAACCCTTGGGGCCAGGTGGAGTGGAACGGACCCTGGAGCGACAA CTCGAAGGAGTGGTCCATGCTTTCCAAGGCCGAGAAGGAGAAGCTACAACACCAGAGCGCAGAGGACGGCGAGTTCTG GATGTCCTTTGAGGACTTCAAGAAGAACTTCACCAAGATCGAGATCTGCAACCTGACCCCGGACGCCTTGGAGGACGACAAGATCCACAAGTGGACCGTCTCCGTCAACGAGGGCCGCTGGGTTCGAGGGTGCTCGGCCGGAGGCTGCAGAAATTACCCCG AGACTTTCTGGACCAACCCACAGTACCGCCTACGTCTGctggaggaggacgacgacCCCGAGGACAACGAGGTGGGCTGCACTTTCGTGGTGGCTCTGATGCAGAAGAATCGGCGGAAAGAGCGCAGGATGGGCGCCAACTTGTTCACCATCGGCTTCGCCATCTACGAG GTCCCCAAGGAG ATGCACGGCAACAAGCAGCACATGTCCAAAGAGTTCTTCCTGGTCAGTTCGTCCAAGGCGCGCTGCAAGTCCTACATCAACCTCCGCGAGGTCACCCAGCGCTTTCGCCTGAGCCCCGGCGAGTACGTCATCGTGCCGTCCACCTACGAGCCGCACCAGGAAGGCGAGTTCATCCTGCGCGTCTTCTCCGAAAAGAGGAACACGTCAGA GGAAATCGAGAACCGGATCGAGGCTGACCATCCGGTG CCGGTGCCAAACTCTGCAGAGGAGGAGAGCGAGGAGGACCGGCAGTTCCAGAATATTTTTCAGGAGATTGCGGGAGATGTGAGTCctaaaaaaaccacaaaaaacaaGCAAGTGCACAAGTACAGGTGGACCCCTGTATAG